One window of Schistocerca nitens isolate TAMUIC-IGC-003100 unplaced genomic scaffold, iqSchNite1.1 HiC_scaffold_341, whole genome shotgun sequence genomic DNA carries:
- the LOC126227776 gene encoding cuticle collagen dpy-5-like: MAHQAKMAHQAKMAHQAKMAHQAKMAHQAKMDTKQRWTPSKDGTPSKDGTPSKDGTPSKDGTPSKDGTPNKDGTPSKDDTPSKHGTPSNDGTPSKDGTPSKDGTPSKDGTPSKDGTPSKDGTPSKDGAPSKDGAPSKDGAPSKDGTPSKDGKP; the protein is encoded by the coding sequence atggcacaccaagcaaagatggcacaccaagcaaagatggcacaccaagcaaagatggcacaccaagcaaagatggcacaccaagcaaagatggacaccaagcaaagatggacaccaagcaaagatggcacaccaagcaaagatggcacaccaagcaaagatggcacaccaagcaaagatggcacaccaagcaaagatggcacaccaaacaaagatggcacaccaagcaaagatgacACACCAAGCAAACATGGTACACCAAGCAacgatggcacaccaagcaaagatggcacaccaagcaaagatggcacaccaagcaaagatggcacaccaagcaaagatggcacaccaagcaaagatggcacaccaagcaaagatggcgcaccaagcaaagatggcgcaccaagcaaagatggcgcaccaagcaaagatggcacaccaagcaaagatggcaaaCCAA